In the genome of Armatimonadota bacterium, one region contains:
- a CDS encoding thioredoxin family protein, protein MKVCVAALLVAGSAVSIAALKSEASPKLKAFADALGAAQSFSATYSVQPIGGSPVEFKVAFAKPDKARIETADSIVVADGKTITTYNKQDNTYFDKPQTELDLLSTFNGVETSVWKPFFKPESVKNYATSKDSGTKSRGGKTLNVVEVSADAKGQTTMRLYTDSTDMLCQGEVTVQSSKGAQTSVMIVTEAAFNAGSDLFAFKAPNGAKKVEFDALTAGVWLSDFDKALQIAKASNKLVMVDFMASWCGPCKMMDAEVFHSEKFKDVAKDFVLVKVDVDLQKDIASRYNITAMPTVKFLRGDGSVVHEFVGYGGPDQVYGEISTAKGKK, encoded by the coding sequence ATGAAAGTTTGCGTGGCGGCGCTCCTCGTCGCCGGATCGGCGGTCAGCATCGCCGCCTTGAAGAGCGAGGCGTCGCCGAAGCTCAAGGCGTTCGCCGACGCGTTGGGGGCGGCGCAGTCGTTCAGCGCGACGTATTCTGTCCAGCCGATCGGCGGGTCGCCCGTCGAGTTCAAGGTCGCGTTCGCGAAGCCGGACAAGGCCAGGATCGAGACCGCCGACTCTATCGTCGTCGCCGACGGCAAGACGATCACGACCTATAACAAGCAGGACAACACCTATTTCGACAAGCCGCAGACCGAGCTGGACCTTCTGAGCACGTTCAACGGCGTCGAGACGTCCGTTTGGAAGCCGTTCTTCAAGCCGGAGTCGGTCAAGAACTACGCCACGAGCAAAGACTCTGGAACCAAGTCGCGCGGCGGTAAGACGCTCAACGTCGTCGAAGTCTCGGCCGACGCGAAAGGCCAAACGACCATGCGCCTGTACACGGACTCGACCGACATGCTCTGCCAAGGCGAGGTCACCGTCCAGTCCAGTAAGGGTGCGCAGACCAGCGTCATGATCGTGACCGAGGCCGCGTTCAACGCGGGATCCGACCTCTTCGCCTTCAAAGCCCCGAACGGCGCGAAGAAAGTCGAGTTCGACGCCCTCACTGCGGGCGTCTGGCTGAGCGACTTCGACAAGGCCCTTCAGATCGCCAAGGCTTCGAACAAGCTCGTTATGGTCGATTTCATGGCGTCTTGGTGCGGCCCGTGCAAGATGATGGACGCCGAGGTCTTCCACAGCGAGAAGTTCAAGGACGTCGCGAAGGACTTCGTCCTCGTCAAGGTCGACGTCGACCTTCAGAAGGACATCGCCTCGCGCTACAACATCACCGCGATGCCGACGGTCAAGTTCCTGCGAGGGGACGGAAGCGTCGTCCACGAGTTCGTGGGCTACGGCGGGCCTGACCAGGTCTACGGAGAGATCTCGACGGCCAAGGGCAAGAAGTAA